CCGCTTATATCGTGGGGCTGTTGAATATTGTCGCATGGTGGGTGAATGCTGCGTCAGGTACAATCTACGTGGCGATTTCTGCTTTCGGTATTGCGGAACTATGGTATCCAAACATGGAAGGGGCGCATTGGCAAATATACTTGTGCTATCTGTTGGTCATCGTTCTAACCTGTAAGTCAGTCTATTTCTTTGGTGACCACGTAACAGAGAAGCTTACCCGCTCTAGTGATCCCTATTTTCACGGTTCCACATAAGTATATTGACTACCTAACGAAAGGAGCGATGTATCTCTCTGTGATTGGTTTGGCGTTGGTTTCAATTGTCCTTCTCATCATGTCCAGAGGTAATTACCATCCAGAAAATATCGTGTCAAGTACGGCTTCAAGTGGTTGGTCTCCAGGTCCAGCCTGGTTGATGGCCATCGGTACCGGACAATATGCGTTTTTTGGTACAGGAGCTTGTACGCATATCGCTGAAGAGATGCCACAACCAAGCCGTAAGCTACCGCGAGTCATGTAAGAATGCCCAGCCTATCCTCTGGAGGTCTATGGCTACTAACCCTGACAATCAGCAATATGACAATGTTGATAGGTGTTGTGACATCAGTCATCTGGATCTTGGTAATCTTAGCGGTAACTCAGGACATGGGTGCCGTGCAAGCTGCTTCATTGCCTAATATTGAAGTCATGTATCAGGCAACGAGAAGCAAGTCGGTTGCTACCTTCTTGCAGTCATACATGACACTGCTTTACTACAGTAAGCTCCCTCATCGACCAATACCGACTCTCTGAAATGCTTACCTCTGCTAGCCTGTATACCATCGCAATGGATCACCTGCAGCCGAATTACCTGGGCTTTCGCTCGAGATGTAAGTAGCCTATTGATTGCTACCCATGCCCTGATATCCGGCTAACCTGGGTCAAAATCAGAACGGCCTTCCATTGTCAGACTACTGGAAGCACGTTTCCACGACGTTCAACATTCCTGTCCGGACTACTCTGCTATCGGCTGGGTTTTGTGCCATCTACGGACTTGTTTATATCGCAAGCACAGAGGCATTTAACTCAATTATCAACACGACAATCTTGATGCTTAATATTACCTTTGTTGTCCCCCAAGGAATTGTACTGACGCGGGGCCGTCATCACCTTCCCAAGCGTCCATTCAAACTCGGCAAACTCGGATATGCTGTGAATGCGTTCTCAGTTATTTGGGTGACCATAGGCGGTATTTTCCTCTGCTTTCCGGCCACAAACCCGACCAGCCTTGAATCAATGAACTAGTAGGTTTCTCTATTAAACGAACTATTGATCACATGCTgactttataaaagcaattCAATTGTCATTGTTGGCGTAATGGTGATTATTTTGGCACTATGGCTTGAAAGGCGGAACAAATTTCGTGGTCCTGAGATTGACTGGGTTTTCATCAATGCTAATAACAGAGAGGATTAAATTGATATCAAAATACTTGTGTATTAGCAGGGCTACGAGTCTTTTAGTGCAACGCATGTCAATACTTCCCGGTGATCGTCGTCATAGGTGATGGGGGTTAGTCTTCTATGAAATAGGGTGTACTAGAAAATGACATTAGTCCAGATAGAGCTTTTGTACGTGGATGTGCTAGAGTGAGCCAATTTTCTCAATTGGGTGACGTAGTTTTATAGTTCTCAAGAGTGTTGATACAGGGTATAGTAGGTGAACGGGCTGTAGTGTTACGATCCCATCTCGCAGGTTGCAGGTTGGACCGGCTGCATGAACCACACCGCGGCAGTTGTATCCATACACGAAACAATAGTCGGCACGATGGGCCAATCAGGAAAGTTTACCTATGGTATAAGTGTACTCTCAGCCCCCTGGCAGGAAGGTTCACTAGATGTTCGTGCAAACATCCAGTGAACTTCGCAGTATATAGGCACTCCCAATTTTCTCCGTCATAGATAGCTCTCAACACAACCTTTCCGTACGATCAACTGGTTACGGTCTACGACCCATCACCAACGTAACATTCTGCTCAGACCTTTACTGCCCTAATACCTCTGATTTTGGTGCCTGCGAATCTATATGTCCTACAATGTCTTAGGGAATCTCCGCCTATTGACAATTTTTCTCTACCAAGACAAAGTAAACTAAGTGGTGCAGATACTTTTGGCCCTCCTATTACGAGTAAATTACTGTGAAGAGGGTGCATTTGAAGAAACCGTGACGTATCTGTATAATGATTGGACCAGTCTAAGTCCTAGCTCGTTGCAAACCCCACACCTTTATCCTGTTATGGTAAAAGGGCTTTGGCTTATTTCCCCACTCTATTCAATGAAACCCTCTCCCACTCTCCATCATACCCAACTTTATCGCCTCCAGATCCAGTGCCGAGAGCAACATGACCATTCCCTACTTTCTAAAGCTACCTTGGAAATAGTGTGTACACCTTAACCATACCATAATTTTGTCTATTCTTAATCCCGATTATTTCGATATAATGATGTGACATGGCTGGCGGTGACAGGGGCCGTCCAACCTCTCCGAATGGCCTTATCTTAGAAGCCTGGAGCCAGGGACTCATGGTTGGCTCTCTGTTCGTCATGGCCGCCGTCGTCATTTCCAACATGAGAAAGCGCATTCTCTTGCATAAATTGATTCTGGCAGAGGTCTGCCATCTGTCGATCTACCAGTCTATCGTACATAATTAACCCAGACAGTAGCTTATCTTGGGAATACCCCACGGCACATTCATTTTTTTCGCAAACCCTGTATACGGCTGGTATCTCTCAGCAACTGCGATCGCCCTTTGTGTGTCATGGTCTCTGCACAACGTTATTGCGTGGATGAAAAACAGGCCCTTCTTGTCCCGCAAAGGATCGCTTTTCTACATTGGAACTGTGATTCTTGTGCAACCTTATTGGATCCTAGAGATCTACGCCAACTTCACTTTTTACAATGATATCAACACTATATTCCGGAAAACGAGGCCATTTGAGCCCCTCTTCCGGTAAgaaattttctctcttctttggcaCTGGGTAATATGCTAACCCAAGCAGTGATCCTTGGTGGGTCTTCACTGTTTCCCACCTCTTCTACATCATCAAACGACAATACACGCTCACAATCTTGGAGCTGGTAAGAGTAAGCCCGCGCTTTGGAATTATGCTAGTTTCAATGTGCCTATCTATTGTGTTTACCATACTGGATGAATGCAGCGTTTTAGGTGCTTTGCCCCTAAATCTGCCGGATGGCGTGGAACCTTTCTGGAAAGTGAGTAATATTTCCACCGTATCGATGCGTTCAAGCCAAATCTAATGCAGATGCCTAAGCTATCATTTATATGTAAATGTCTTTGTGACGTTATAATTTTGGATGACTTCAAGATTGCCCTTGACCGAATACGAAACAAGTGGTTGCAAAGAACACAAACATGTAACATGGTTTGTGGGGATCTGACTGAGATCAATGAAGCGCCAGTCCATCTAGAAGATGTTGAAGCTGCTCGCAGCGGATCAGGGCCTGCCTCCGAAAGCAGCAATTTGTAGTTCGCTCCTAAATAAGCCCTAACTCTAGTTTATTTTGTATTACAATTCTAGAAATAGTATCATGAAGTGGCCAGCTGTGTGTCCGGCCCCGATAGAAGTCACCTAGTCGGCGGTCAAGTTGCAACTTTTTATAGTACCTAATTACCAAGCTTGCCTGCAGGCACAATTTGCAACCTTGTAACATATCTGATATCGTAATACTTTTGATGGCTGTGCAGCTGACATCATTCTAAAGATACCCTTGTGGATCAGGCCGGGGTTTGTGGCCAAGTCTACCGTCAATTTTCCCGGTAACTAGCAACTCAAGTAATGATTGACCCATAGATTAGTCATAAGTTAGAGACGAGGTCGTTTGGTTCTCAGCTGTAGAGGGTAGAGGCAATAGGTACTCAACTGCTCTGTTTACAAAATAGCATCTTGCCTCCTAGAGGAGTACCATGTCCTATAAGTGGTGTTACGCTAACCGTTATGATTATGATTGGGGCTCTGTGTCGAAATCCACCTAGTCTAAAGTGCGCAGCTTGAGGGGGCTTCAATTAAGTCCCCAGCACACAGTTACTCTGTGATTTGACGATTGGTTTTCGTTCATGCGTGGTTTCAGAAGCAGCCAATTTCTCCAGGTTGGGCCTGAACAGAAAGCAAGTGGCATTAAAACATACACGACCGACCAATTCTTAACGGAATTAATCCTTGGCATCGGCATTCCTGAGTCACCACCGAGGATTGCTAGTGTTGTGGATCAAACGCTGTATTAACCATTTTGGGTATATCGTTGAATAGTAGAGAGTATATTTTTCCTATTTAGGAAATGCTCATTCGTTGGGTTGCTGCTCAATGAGCTATGCCAACCACAGCCGAATGATGCATCCAGTATTCTAACTTACCCTGCATAAGTATATTGAAATAAATTGGACGCGTTAATAGCCCAAGGATTGCAACATCTGTCCTCCCAACGCATATTCTGTTGCGATACCGTCCATCATACATCAAACACGTTTGCTTCACAATAAGCCGCATATTTTTATTTCGCATTGATATATAGTGCATTACAAAATGCGATCTAGCGATTCCTCTTTTAATTCTAGATATAAGTCGTCACTGACTACTGCGTCGGGTATTCCTGACGACTATTCAATTACTAGTTCGTCTCCTtaacaaaaagaaattaaccATGCTAATGAATACCAGCATTCAAGGAATATGAAGAATTGTACAAAGAGTCTATTCTTTATCCAGACCGGTTTTGGGGAAACCTGGCTCGACAGCTTTTAACTTGGAGCCGCGATTTCGACACTGTTCAGCACGGATCCTTAGCCAATGGAGATGTTTCATGGTTTCTCGAAGGCCAACTCAATGCCTCTTTCAACTGCCTTGATCGCCATGCGATTAAAACTCCCGACAAAATTGCTATTATTTATGAGCCTGACTCCGGTGACGATTTTAGAACGGTGAGCTACGGTAGCCTCCTGCGTGAGGTCTGCAAGTTGGCCCACTCGTTAAGAAATATGGGTGTGATTAAAGGAAGCACTGTTGGTATCTACATGCCAATGATGCCAGAAGCTGTAGTGGCTATGTTGGCTTGCGCTAGAATTGGTGCTGTGCACGCTGTGGTTTTCGCTGGATTCTCGGCCAACTCACTTCGGGATCGAATTATCAACGCTAAATGCCAAGTAGTTATTACCACAAATGAGAGCAAACGCGGTGGTAAAACTATGGGCACGAAGTCGATTGTTGACGCAGCCCTTGAAAACAACTGCAGCGTTACCAATGTCTTAGTCTTTAGACACACTGAGTCGGAGGTTCCTTGGACACCTGGAAGGGACGTATGGTGGCAtgaagagattgagaagTATCCGGGCTATATCGCACCGGAGCCCATGGCGTCTGAAGACCCCCTCCTTTTGCTCTACACATCTGGGTCGACTGGGGCTGCAAAAGGAATCATGCACACAACCGGGGGTTACCTTGTCGGAGCTGCAGCGACCGGAAAATATGTGTTTGATCTTCGGCCGGAGGATCGATTCTTCTGCGCTGGAGACATTGGCTGGATCACGGGGCATACCTACGTTGTTTATGCGCCATTACTGCTTGGTGCTACCACCCTAGTTTTCGGAGGAACCCCTACGTATCCAACTCCAAGCCGCTACTGGAATGCAATAGACCGTCATGAAGTCACTCACTTCTACGTTGCACCGACAGCCTTGCGACTTTTAAAACAATTTACCCAAGAAGCTGTACTGCCCGAGATGAAGAATTTAAGGGTTTTAGGTTCGGTTGGCGAGCCTATTGCCCCGGAGATTTGGAATTGGTATTCCGAGGTAATTGGCAAGGGAAAATGTGACGTTATTGATGTAAGTTTTTGTATAGCCCGTGTGTTCTGTCTGTCTGGCATACGGGGAAGGCTAAACTCAAGACTACAGACTTATTGGCAAACCGAAACGGGTTCGCATGCTATCACCCCTCTGGCGGGGATTACTCCAACCAAACCTGGATCAGCGTCTTTGCCATTCTTCGGCATAGATACTGTCATTATTGATCCTGTGTCAGGCAGAGAAATCCATGGCAATAACGTGGAAGGTGTACTCGCCTTTAAGCGGCCGTGGCCGAGCATGGCTCGAACGGTGTGGGGTGACCACAAGAGATATAAGGATACGTATCTGAATGCGTATCCTGGTTATTATGTAAGTGCTACTCGAAGACAATCTAGTTTAACCGGCTGACCAGATCTATTACATTAGTTTACTGGGGACGGTGCATATCGTGACCACGATGGCCTGTACTGGATTCGCGGCCGCGTGGACGATGTCATCAATGTGAGTGGTCATCGCCTATCAACTGCAGAAATTGAAGCCGCCATTCTTGAACATCCACGAACGATAGAAGCCGCAGCCATTGGAGTTCCTGATGAAATTACCGGTCAGTCTGTTATTGTATTTACAAGTTCAAAAGATGGACAAATCGACCTCAATGAGCTGGCGAAGGAACTTGTTCTCCAAGTGAGAAAATCTATTGGGCCATTTGCAGCACCAAAGTTCATATATGTGGTTCAAGACTTGCCGAAAACAAGATCAGGAAAGATCATGCGCCGTATTTTACGCAAAATACTTATGGGTGAGGAGCACCAATTGGGTGATACCAGCAGCCTTTCAAACCCATCTGTAGTGGACGAAATTATCAAGACAGTTCATAGTAGGCTAGCTTAGAATATTTAACtctcttctttaaattaTCGATTGCATGTTCACCTTTTCACCCCATCTCAATTTGACAAAATTGCTGATTAGATACGGCTACCTAAAATGACTATATACTTAATGGAAATGTAGTTGAATATACGTTGAATTTTGTCTAAAATCGAAATATCTTACGAAACTAAATGGTGGTCCTAGTTAAAGCgataatataaaactttcaTAATACTGGtagcttatatataagatCTGAGAATTCACCGGCCTAGAGCTCATGctaaatgaatgaatgacaTCTTCGTTTGATGGAAAGCTCAAATCTTAGAATCTTGTCTGATCCACTCTTTGAGAACAAAATCCAAGCCCTCCCTCATCCACTTGTCCTTAGATGAAGCTGTGCAGTCGAATCCATGATCTCCCGGCTGAATGGCCGTTTGaatcttggctgctgggtCGATGTTCTTGACATATTCGACCAACTTCAAGGTTCCATCTACAGGCACTGCAGAGTCCTGTTCGCCATGTAAAATGTATAGATGAGGGAATAAAGACTCATGACTATCTCTCGAGACAACCACCGTTCTGTGTTTGAGTTTCTCCAGAATGAATAGATCTGGGCTGTCACCAAGGATGTCCAAGAAGCGACCGTTCTGCACCACGGCGAGAGCCAGATCAAGCCGTGCTGGAGGATCCGCCTCTGTGATCACTGTTCTCTCGGGCAAATCCGCAAGGAAGTTGTCAATCACAGATGGCGGAAAGTTTGGAACACCCGCAATGGTTTTCGAATACGGTGTGGCAAAATGGTCTGATAGCATGTCTAGCATGGGATACAGAACTATCATTGCTCTGGGTCTGACAAATTCCAACAATGCAGATTGCAAGGCCAAATAACCCCCTTGAGTCCACCGTCAAGGAAATTAGTATAATTTGTGGGCGGAAAAGGGAGCATGATTGACTCACCGGCACTCTCTCCAATGAGAAGTAATTGTTCAGGATCAAGCCGTATCTCAGATCGCCCGACAGACCTAAGGTATCGCTCCGGCCCGCCTCTTTGAAACCAGTCCCAAAAATTCTTCATATCCTGAATAATGTCCATTCCTTTCACCTCAGGCAAGAGTCTATAATTTGGGCTGATTATTACAGCTGACTGTTCTTCCGCAAATTCCAAAATCCATTTGGAGAACCAAGCTGGGAAAAGGCTTGAACCAGTCACCTATAAAATGGATTAACAAAATCATATTAAGCACTTATAGTTCTGCGTGGGATACAAACCAGGAACCCCCATGAATTCTCACAATTACTGGCAGCCTACTTAGTCGGCAAGGCCTTTTTGGGACGAGAATGTCTGCACCAATGTCTACACCACAAGAGTAGTAACTAGTGCGATAAATGTCAAAAGGACTGAAAATGCTGGATGGAATGCTATGTAAGAGGGAGACAAGATCTTGAAATCGGGCATCAAGATCGCTGGCCATGGTGGACGTTGTAGTGCGAGCAGGGCtaagggcagaaaaaaaaagttggggTGTATGCGGCAACAGACCAGCTGGGGATCCCAGTTATATAGTGACTGTATGTGGACTTTCCACTGGCGCAACTAGGCCTGGGTCCACCCACCTGTTCAATTTGCGCCTCCTATCAGCCGCCTGTAGTTACAAGCCTCAAAAGACAATGACCTATTAGTCAATATATACCAAAcgcatacatgcatatatactCAAAGGACTGATTATGAAACTGTCATCAACTTGTCACCTTGTCGATCTCATACTCTAGGCTTATCGCAATTCTAGGCAGAAGCTTTGATTGACAAATAATAGAGGTCTATGATATGCTATAATAAAGTGCTATAAATCTCCTTCTCAACCCTCTGCGCACACTCGAGAACCAGTCGGTCTACAAAAGTATTGGTTAGCAGGCGTTTGGGGGCAGTACCAATTCAGATAAATTGACTCACCACCGAATGGGAGGATTTGTGACGCAATGATCCCCCAATGTTGTTTTTCCTATCCGCAAACCAATAGAGATTGGCCAGACCTTCCCACGAGGCCGATCCCTCAGCTCGACCAGTTGGTTCTGCAAAATGGCTAATAGAGAACGACAGCCCCCAGCCCTCAGTATGATCCTTTGGCATTGGCGAAAGTGGTGTCGGATTTGCCAGCCACGGTTTTACGACCGGCACTGGTTGATTGCTGAACCTGGGTTTGTCTGGAATCTGATCCCTGAACATCTCTATTGAAGTCAGACTAAAGTCAAATCTGGTATTGGGATTCACACTTATAGACATACCATCCACAGTCTGTGACTGCAGAATGCGGTAGCCTGTGCTCGCATCTACGCCATCATTTAAAAAGACCGCGATCAACTCTTGTGGTTTGGTCAGTTCTAATGTTCAAGGTCATTGTCTTGTCATGTTATACTGACTTCGAAATTCGGCTGGCTTGCCAAAACATCCATGgcctccagcagcaaaacaTCGGCTGTTCTCCATCTGTCCTCCATCTGCTAATAGCGGTCGGCGATATAAATGATCTGTCGTGACTAGCGAGCCATCACGCAAACGCTGATGCATATACGCCAGGTTCGCTTTGGCGCTTTCTGATGGGAAGAATGAGACGCTGTTCATACCGAGCGGTtcaaaaatatttttttggAAGTAGTTCTCCAGGTCAAGTCCTGTTATCCTTTCAATTACTATTCCAACCCAGTCCATCGAAGTTCCATACTGGAAAACTTCACCGGGCTGATTGACCAATGGTCGGCTGAAAAGGTCCTCTCGAGATCCGCCAAAGTCATCGAAGCCGATGGGGCGACCATACTGAGCCAGTCTTGCATCCTCAAATGCGTACCCAAACCCAGCTAAATGGCCATGAGCAGGTGATTTCTTGGTGGCATTGGTGGCATTGGTGTTTGACTTACCGGTATGATTTAACAGCATTCGCAAGGAtatttttcttgctttctccACAAGCTCAAATGTGCCATCTTGCCGCGTATTGAGGACTTTGATGGCCTGGAGCTCCGGACAAATAGCTTCAAGTTGCTCTGTGCTGTCCAGGTCCAGGAAACCCTTTTCAACTAACTGCATACAGGCTATGGACGTTGCTATCTTCGTAAATGAGGCTACCCAAAAAATTGTTTCTTGAGACATCGGCTTTGCGGACGATATTCCGGTCGTGCCCGAATAGTGCTCGATGATTGGGTCGCCCGCTCCTCGAAAGCCAATGTAGACCAAACCAGGGATCTTCCTCTCCTCACCACCGGTGTACTCGTCAATGAGACTGCACAGCTCGGCTTTGCGACGATCGGACAAAGACATTGGTTCAACAGTAGCAGCCTGTAGTCTGGAAATCATCTAGTTGACCCACGGGTCGAAAGCTGGACGCCAGGGTCATTTAATTTCGCAGTTCCAATTGCGTTTTCACTGAGTTTCTTAGTCAGCACCAGGATGGTGGTTTACTCCCCGTCAGTTGTGTCCACCACGGAGGAAGTTAAATCAACGATTTTACCCAAAGAGGTATATTTTCGAGTGGAGCAGGGTCCACGCCAACCTGCCCAGCTCAAAATGGAAATAGAGATAGGTCTAAATGCTCGAAGCATTGCTACACCAGACATAAAGCCAATCAATTTTTGAATGATGGCCTTGTTCCTCACAAGTCAGGTCTATACTAGCCTGCATCATAACTGGTTAGAGTACCCCAGCCAGGTTTCTTGAGCATTATGGCCAAATCTGTCCAATACCAATGGCTTCCTGGCCCTGTTGGCGACATGCTCCGGTCAGCCTCGCTTGCAACAACCGCATCAATTCCTCCGGGTAACGCTACACTTGTAGTTACAACTGGGCACGTTGGCGTCGATATTAAAACAGGCGAGCTAGTGCGCAGCTCTCTCGAAGCCGAGTTCAATGCCGTTCTTGATTGCCTAGACGCCGCTCTACTGAACGCTGGCGTGGACGGTGGTTTAGCCTCGGCGCACAAGATAGTGGCGTACTTCACAGCAAAAGAGTGCGAGGAAGTTATGTTTGCATTGTCTCAACAACGCTTCCCCAACTGGACACCTACATGGACATCGGTGGTGGTTGTTGAGCTTGTCAATTCAGGAATGCATGCTGAGCTCCAGGCTGAGGCCATTGCGAGCTGAATTACTGTGACGGGCAAGACTTGGAGAATAGAGGATGCGGCAGGTATGGCAAAGGACGGATGTATTTTCGTAATGAATTACACTTATTTATGGCTCTGAATTGATGAAgattctattttttatatttttctcaTTTGAGATGTGTATATACCATACTGCTACTTCTCTATCATCATCTAAACTCTATCG
The Trichoderma asperellum chromosome 7, complete sequence DNA segment above includes these coding regions:
- a CDS encoding uncharacterized protein (EggNog:ENOG41), with the translated sequence MAKSVQYQWLPGPVGDMLRSASLATTASIPPGNATLVVTTGHVGVDIKTGELVRSSLEAEFNAVLDCLDAALLNAGVDGGLASAHKIVAYFTAKECEEVMFALSQQRFPNWTPTWTSVVVVELVNSGMHAELQAEAIAS
- a CDS encoding uncharacterized protein (EggNog:ENOG41), with product MDIIQDMKNFWDWFQRGGPERYLRSVGRSEIRLDPEQLLLIGESAGGYLALQSALLEFVRPRAMIVLYPMLDMLSDHFATPYSKTIAGVPNFPPSVIDNFLADLPERTVITEADPPARLDLALAVVQNGRFLDILGDSPDLFILEKLKHRTVVVSRDSHESLFPHLYILHGEQDSAVPVDGTLKLVEYVKNIDPAAKIQTAIQPGDHGFDCTASSKDKWMREGLDFVLKEWIRQDSKI
- a CDS encoding uncharacterized protein (EggNog:ENOG41~MEROPS:MER0006204); this encodes MSLSDRRKAELCSLIDEYTGGEERKIPGLVYIGFRGAGDPIIEHYSGTTGISSAKPMSQETIFWVASFTKIATSIACMQLVEKGFLDLDSTEQLEAICPELQAIKVLNTRQDGTFELVEKARKISLRMLLNHTGKSNTNATNATKKSPAHGHLAGFGYAFEDARLAQYGRPIGFDDFGGSREDLFSRPLVNQPGEVFQYGTSMDWVGIVIERITGLDLENYFQKNIFEPLGMNSVSFFPSESAKANLAYMHQRLRDGSLVTTDHLYRRPLLADGGQMENSRCFAAGGHGCFGKPAEFRKLIAVFLNDGVDASTGYRILQSQTVDEMFRDQIPDKPRFSNQPVPVVKPWLANPTPLSPMPKDHTEGWGLSFSISHFAEPTGRAEGSASWEGLANLYWFADRKNNIGGSLRHKSSHSVTDWFSSVRRGLRRRFIALYYSIS
- a CDS encoding uncharacterized protein (SECRETED:SignalP(1-29)~TransMembrane:5 (n4-19c29/30o53-77i98-120o126-147i168-189o195-215i)), with product MTMLIGVVTSVIWILVILAVTQDMGAVQAASLPNIEVMYQATRSKSVATFLQSYMTLLYYTCIPSQWITCSRITWAFARDNGLPLSDYWKHVSTTFNIPVRTTLLSAGFCAIYGLVYIASTEAFNSIINTTILMLNITFVVPQGIVLTRGRHHLPKRPFKLGKLGYAVNAFSVIWVTIGGIFLCFPATNPTSLESMNYNSIVIVGVMVIILALWLERRNKFRGPEIDWVFINANNRED